A window from Chitinophagales bacterium encodes these proteins:
- the hisH gene encoding imidazole glycerol phosphate synthase subunit HisH, whose protein sequence is MIYIIDYGVGNLGSIANMIDYLDGQSTITNDINLIEKAEKIILPGVGAFDYGMKKLKAQNLPPVLNHLVLEKKIPVLGICLGMQLITKKSEEGVEDGLGWIDAETIKFPSHLRVPNMGWNYVAQAKKSKLFNLTDEETRFYFVHSYYVKCNSSNDILFTADYEITYTCGFEKENIYGVQFHPEKSHRFGKELMRNFINL, encoded by the coding sequence ATGATTTATATAATAGATTACGGAGTGGGAAATTTAGGCTCTATTGCCAATATGATTGATTACTTAGATGGACAAAGCACTATTACCAACGATATAAACCTTATTGAAAAAGCAGAAAAAATAATACTCCCAGGCGTGGGCGCTTTTGATTATGGAATGAAAAAACTCAAAGCTCAAAATTTACCTCCTGTACTCAACCACCTAGTATTAGAAAAAAAAATACCGGTATTGGGTATTTGTCTTGGAATGCAATTGATAACTAAAAAAAGCGAAGAAGGTGTAGAAGATGGACTTGGTTGGATAGATGCAGAAACCATAAAATTTCCCTCCCATTTACGAGTTCCAAATATGGGATGGAACTATGTTGCACAAGCTAAAAAATCTAAGCTTTTCAACCTTACTGACGAAGAAACGAGATTCTACTTTGTACACAGCTATTACGTTAAATGTAATAGCTCAAACGATATTTTGTTCACAGCAGATTATGAAATTACATACACCTGCGGCTTTGAAAAAGAAAATATTTATGGAGTGCAATTCCATCCCGAAAAAAGCCATCGTTTTGGAAAAGAATTGATGCGCAACTTTATCAATTTATGA